The window TCTAGTTCTTTTGGTTATGTTCATACCCTTGAATATTAATTTGCCACATTATATTAGTCTCAGGATTTTTGTAAatacgaattaaattttttaatcattaaaaaaaattatagcaaTAGATTAAAATCtgtctattaaaaaaattaaatttatggacatttatataattaggagaatttaCAAACATAAATCTACTTCTATGTCATTATAGTTTTGATTATATTTAtatcttaaatattaatttgatataaGTAGATCGAgagtaattttttaatatatacaaAACATGTTTTTAAGCAATAGCATAGTGTAACAGTATATTAGGATTTATTATGCTGTAAATAGGATAAAAATGATATTGAgtatgataattttaaaattaaggtgatttgaatattttaaaattttagctacACAGTAATTTACCTAAAAATGTAAATAAAAAGGAGTGGCCCCATGTTAATCAATGACTTTGTAATTCGGAGACACATGTAACAGATAAGTTTTTTACTTTTAGTATCTCCATTAATTCATCCCGTCAATATAGAAATTACGAATGACTACTAATTAATATAAATGACCAAAATGCGAAGAAAAACTCGGACACTTCAAATTTCAACCAAGATCTCATATGTCAATCCCATATCTTAACCATTATACCGTCCGAAGTCATAATTCGGAGACATGACAGTAGGACCGCGTGGCCCAATCATGTACAGGTCGTCGATGTCTTTATACTACTGCAGCAGAACACGAAAGCGCACCATCTCTCGATTCCCACTTCCGCCATTTCCCCTTCAGAGAATCTAGCCATGGAGAAACGCAATCTCAGAGAGTCGAGGACCTCGGACGACGATTTCCAAGGCCGCACGCTACACATCTTGCTTCGCTTCTCCATTTGATCGTTCTATATATTTCTGCAATGAGTCTGTTGGATGAGCCATGACTGTTAACTGATCTGTGCAGAGGTAAGCAGCATGGAGTGGGAGTTCATCGACATGTCAGAGCAAGAGAAAGACCTCGTTCACAGGATGTATAGACTCGTCGGAGACAGGTAAAGATCTCGGCTACCTCGTCATCGAGCTGATTCAAGTTAATTTTTAACAGACACTCGACTGTTTTTTTTTTAGTTATGATACTAAATCATGCATCCTCGGTTTCTTTCTCTTTTATTTATCGCATTGATTTTTCCCATTAAACCTGCATGAATATCAGGAGCACACAATTCCGATGCCTGTAAAAACAAAGATATATATATCATTCTACAAAGACCCTTCTCTTACTGCATTCAGGCATGTTAAAATATTGAGCACCCGAAGCTCTTGGCAGATCGCTTAAATGCCCGGTGATTGTGTGTAGGTGGTCACTGATAGCCGCTCGAATCCCCGGGCGTACACCTGAAGCAATAGAACGGTTCTGGAAAATGGCTTACGATCCTTGTTTCGCTGAAAGGAGGCTAAAGAGAAGAACGAGAATGTCAAGCGACCATGGAAATGGAGACGCAAGGCAGACAGATGCCCCACCTGAAACGAATGTTCAGCTACCACTGAATAACATTAAATAAGAGGGGCCAAACTCATTAACGCACTGGGAGGAGGTGAAGGAAGGAAAGGGAAGGAGTAGAGAAATTTGAAATATTGTTTGGGAAGGAGTGAGTTAAGTAAAAGAAAGGTTAACCTTATTTATCTatatatgaaataaaagaatttctAACATCTTTTGGGTGTAAGTAAAGGCtagaagaatttaaaaaaaataatatcctaattttactagtattttattatattaattctaaaaaattattattttagataTTCTTTGTGTCCTGGCTAAAAATACTCGCACCACTCGACTCTTATCGTACGACGTTCAAACTATGTCGACGTCGATGTTGATATTGACGTCGACATCGACTTTGTCATCGACACCGACGTCGAAGTTGATATCGACTTCGACGCCGATTTTGATATCGACTTTGATGTTGATATCGATTTTAACGCTGACACCGACTTCGATACCGACATCGACATCGACTTTAACAAATGAGTTACAAATATTTAAATGTTTAAATGGGTAAATCTTAACTAATAAAAATatgtaaatttttaataaaaataaaatattttaaaattttatatatttaattttcattaTCCGAATTTTCCTTCTAAATAtagtcaaataaaaaaaatatataaatagttTATACCTCTCTCTGAATTTTTACACACCTTAGAagtatgatgttatttttttaaaaaatattttacaaagaaATTAAAGGCAACTGCCTAAATGCTTAAATCGGgcaaaaggtttttattttttcttttattccaaTGGCAATTTTATTATCCCCACTTAACACTTCAGTTATAATTATTGTAATAATGATAATTTCCGTGTAATTTGAATAtcctattaaataatttatatatattaattttttcccAAACTCActaatttaatctattttttgATTATATATTAGTGATCGTGCACATGCGtcacgtgtgtaatataatacattgaaatcacattgaccatttataatgatattatattaattaaaatattttagcattaaaatactaaagtaaaGTAATTAgtagagtcattagggtaaaATATCTGACTTttaaaaatctgaattatttgagtttttgaaaatccgaattgtttggattttcgagtgtcaccattacggcttccctatgaaaaaaaattaatttaatgtaatattatacttatcttagtaaaaaaacgtaagaaaaatattttttttaatattgtcatcctaaaatatttatagaaacttctttgattatagtgttgttaattctaagatgtggactaaagagaactatatttttttatataaaacaaccagagaaaattaatgatgagaaaaattcataataatatgtcgtagctgagtctcgaactctagatcactgattgtttcgcttgtggaattactattgttagtgagagccctagagtcaatcatatgatgattgttttatggactcgatgtatcatattcttatatatatatataaagacatttctttatggttattatacttacttgtattggtgctaaataactgagtataatagcgtccttgagtagaaggttcttatatatatcaatcgattggttgaattgatgatgagatgatatagagaacgttactcttaatcattcctagtcaagtattaatattcagagacaatgttaatgcgatgagactagcatataggtcaactcgataacttgatctcagaAGTCATGGATAttggatatcaagttgacacatgggtatgcattggagaatgtatactgactaacccgccatgagaaagtatcattgatcgttatatgagtgtcatatattttctcatgtgactattagtatgactatcaatccttggacatgaagtcactatgattccctacataaggagttgcatactttggtttcgtcaaacgtcacccgtaaatggtgggactataaaggcgactactgggtatataacaaattatgcggagggatgtgagtgatgtagatgagatctatccctcctacatgatgggagtgacatcatgattcttgatagagtgagaccactaagtgcatgaccatgcccaaataagtcaatatgagatattgaactcatttgattagagtgagtctacttggagttcaagacatagattgattagaggatgacacggtctatgcctcaattgatcaatctagatgtcaagtaTAGAAGGacgttgtcacatattgtgagagccacaattagtagtcacaatggtgatgttggatctcaatattcttgtaacttgggtagtaatgatgtgttactagataccgctcattacttatgtttctaaatgagtttaggagcattgtcaatgttacaagaacctatagggtcacacacaaagggcagttacatggagattaggttcatatgatggaccaagaggattaggttcatgtgatgaaccaaattggattaagagtaatctaaattagactaattgagttggactcaatttgattcatgtgtcgaatgagtctagtttagactatgattcattgagtcaatttaaaccaatgaatagagattcattaaattaaattgatttgaatcaaaggttagatttgatcaaccatgggagataagaggtcaagtttgacttgacttgagagggaagatgaagggtcaagtttgacttgacaaaatgtcacctcattgtgacttggcatgggccgaccaatgatgatgttccacatcatcaaggctacatcattatgtgccgcctcatgaggaagaccaagagccatgactcttggtattacatggaggtataagatgctccattaagtggccgaccacattagatgtgcattcaaggcttcttcttcttcctcctctcttgatctttctctccttctcctccattgccgagacctgtcaagggtgctagcacactctaagtggttctctctaccttttgtccgtgtggatacgtgtagaggagtgtacacttgacactctacgagatccgacaaccatttggacgagcgggataagcgaagggcatcgctacaagggtaaaacctttttccatgtagatctaaggtagatctagtgtagacaaacatgtacatgaatttttatttatcttcgcacggatctgtggctaacttcggggtttccgcaacgaaaaaagcgatttttgcggcttgaAAGTTTAAcataataaaccttggaattatttttagtgtgaataaaaaaaatgatattaatgtaaattcattttagacttcactaaagttagttagtaaagggggggagatttttaataaaatagtaagatatttttaatataatatttatttttattgaattAATAATTAGAAGGAGATGAGAGGTTTAAGAACATCTATAGTCGTTTGAACTCTTGGAGAATTTCATCATTGCCACATCCATAATatgtcaaaataaaaaatttcatacaTCTCTCCACTAAAAAAATTCTTTGAACAATCTTTTTATGAATCCCATAATTTTCAAACCTCCCCATCATATATCTCTTTCTTAATTAAAAAAACACTTTAagtattatatttaaattaaaaaattatattaactaaaaataaaagtgAAGAGTCATTGttggtttttttttcaaaaaaaaaaaaagctgtcAGTTGACAGTGGAATGTTCTAATAGATGTAGAGGCTCTAATAAATCAGTTTAGATCCTCTGCACCAAACATCCTTGCTTCATCCCTGCACCACAAATTCCATATAAAATGTTATCACGTGCAAGGCACGTGCACGCTGGACCACCAACTCACGTGAAACGCAAGAGGCAGCGACAAGAGGCAGCAATCCCTAGCCTCTGCATCGTCCCCGCGTCCGCGACGGTCGCCGGTTTACCAGCTAAAACGAAGAGGAAGAGgagccctaacctcacgccggcGACGGAAGCCTCTCTCTACCACAGCGTCCCTGACGGCGAAAAACCCTCACGCCCACATATTTCCCAACCCTAACCCCTCGCGTCCCCGACGGCGCGCGGCGTTTGCGACGGCCTCCAACGGCCCCGACTCACGCAGAAAACCAACTTCGACGACCTATTACAGTTCCCTGACTCCTCTGAGGTCCAGCCCTGCCCGGCGACCAGCGACACCCAAGCTCTGCCGCCCTGATTTCAACTGTTGGTACATGTTTTGAGCTTTCCTCAGCGTCAACTTTCTTTTAATGTTGAGTTCCAGATTAGATGTTGAGTTTGTTGAGTTTGTTGAATACTGCACAGATGTAGTAATCATCTGGACCAAAATGCTGCACAGATGCAGCATTCATCTGGaccaaattatattaattaaaatattgttTGGGAAGGAGTGAGTTAAGTAAAAGAAAGGTTAACCTTCTTTATCTACGAAATAAAAGAATTTCTAACATCCCGTTTTGGGTGTAAGTAAAGGCaggagaattaaaaaaaaaaatatgttctaaatttactcgtattttattatattaattataaaaaattattattttagatattttttgtaTCGTGATTAAAAATATTTGCACCACTCTACTCTCATCGTACGACGCTCAAATTATGTCGACGTCAACGTTGACACTGACATCGACATCGACTTTGACATCGAGACCGACGTCGAAGTTGACATTGACACCGACTTCGACGCCGACTTTGATATTGACTTTGATGTTGATATCGATTTTAACATTGACATCGACTTCGATACCGACATCGATGTAGACATCGACATCAACTTTAACAAATGAGCTACAAATATTTAAATGGTAAATCTTAACTAATAAAATCTTAACTAATAAAAACAcgtaaatttttaataaaaataaaatattttaaaattttatatatttaattttcattatccttatttttcttctaaatatagtcaaataaaaaaatatataaatagttTATACCTCTCTCTGAATTTTTACTCACCTTAGAAGTATGatgttatttttcaaaaaaatattttacaaaaaaagGCAACTGCCTATATGCTTAAATCGTgcaaaaggtttttattttttcttttattccaaTGGCAATTTTATTATCCCCGCTTAACACTTCAGTTATAATTATTGTAATAATGATAATTTCCGTGTAATTTGAATAtcctattaaataatttatatatattaatttttttccaaactcactaatttaatttattttttaattatatattagtgatcgtgcacacgcgtcACCACTATAAATATGCCTGTGTTTAACGACGGGGTTATCGATGGAATCAAAACTCCGTCGGCGTATACTGACTAAATATACTTCTGTCGGTAGGTCCCGACGGAAATTATGTCAGTCGGTATTTACCGATTAATTCCGTCGATAGTTTCCGACGGAaaaataattccgtcggtaaatactgACGGATTTGAATAATAAGTCGATAATTACCGACGGTCCTATATTCAGTCGGAATTTCGCGCGACGAGATAACGGATTTGCAAGATCTAGGTTTagtttttttgtttatttccgacGGAATTAATGGTCCGTCGGTAAATAAGTACAGCTAACGGGTGCGGGCGTAAACATTACCGACGAAATTAAAATTCCGTCGGTGGATCCGAGTTTAGGGTTTTGTAGTTCCGACGGAAATCAAATTCCGTCGGTATACACCGACGGATGTATGTTTCTGTCGGTGGATTTCCGCCCGTACCCGTTATCTTTTAAATTCGCTAAAGCTTGCCCGTTAACTAGCcataatcaccgacggaattaacaattccgtcggtaattaccgacggaaaatagtgttccgtcggtaattaccgacggaaaaatTATTCCGTTGGTAAATCACGAATTAGGGCACAGATCGGCTTGGCTTTCCTCTTCGCGCGACCCTCTTTTTCCTCCGATTTTCCAGCGGCGGCGATTCTGTCGGCAATTTTCCAGCGCTCTCCAGCAATCTCGGCGCCCTCTCCTCCCGTTCACCTCGTTCTGACGATCTCTCAAGTATGCTCTTCTCCTCTCTCATTTTGGTTTTCACACGGCCGGCAGTCGTGCCCTGCTCGCGGATCACTGCCGGCGGCCTGCTCGCGTCTAGCAGGGTACTCGCGGGCGGCAGGGTGCTCGCGGACGACGGGGTGCTCGCAGCCGACAGGGTGCTCGCGGTCGGCGGGGTGCTCGCGGCCGCCGGCCTGCTCGGGGGTTCCTGGTCGTAGCTGTGATTTGCTACTGTTCGTAGCTGAGCACAatcaaaaccctagaaaatttaagtgtCGTGACATATTTTGATCCATTTCGCTATTGTACTTGCATAAAATGTAATGGGCAACAGGCGTTTGATCGATGCTTCTCATATATGTATGATTATTTTATTTGATGATGCTATAAGGAACAACATGTTTATAATAGTTTCATTTATTTGCTCTAGTGTAGAGGAGATTTTCggtaatatgatatgatgatcgtgagatgaaattatgcatataattctttatttaagcttatttcaagtgatacaacaagtttaataatgtttcaaattatattctctttaggttataacaatgtatatgaacaaagcttggatgtacaatcgattagacaatggttttatcagagatgattttattgctgaagttgatcagtttgtgatttttgctaaaagtcatcctgAATGTATGAATGATGCTGAGTTACGGTGCCCGTGCAATcacaaaaaatgtcaaaatagagcatttcgtgatgaggatactgtaaaaatgcacatatgtagaaatgattttgtgccacattactacaattggtattgtcacggagagtcttatttatatgaaccaattgggtcatCTGGTGGTTCATATTCTAGGACTACTGTTATagctcctgaagcatcaaataatattgatatttcaatgcaatcaatggttcaagatgcgatgaatgcagttgattattcgaatatagatgaaatatcaacccctgaatatcagcaactatatgaaatgttaaaggctagtgaaagagaagtgtgagaagacattccttctggtcattcacaactatcagctacagcaaggttattgaatatgaaagcagaacatcatttctcagaaagatgttacgataacatttgtcaattgatgtcagagttgctccctactgataacataatgactaatagcttctatgaaacaaagaaattgatcagaggtttaagTTTGTCTGTAgaaaagattgattgttgtataaacaactacatgatattttggaatgaagacagtgatttgaatgaatgtaaaattTGTACTCACCCTGGTTTTAAGCATCGTaatcgcataccagggaagaagaggaaaaatattgcttggaaagtgatgtattattttccattaactgctagacttcaacgcttgtatgcatctgcagcAACAGCTAACCACATGTTGTGGCattatgagcatgagcatgagcacgaaggaggtataatgtgtcatccttgtgattctcatgcatggaaacatcttaatactgtgtttccctcctttgcaatggaaccacgaaatgtgagattgagactttctgcagatggatttcaaccatttggtcagtcgggacaacaatattcatcttggccagttatatatattaacaccgtacaatttaccaCCATGAATGTGTATGAAAGATAATTTATGTTCCTTATcgtgcttattcctggtccagccaatccaaaagataagatagatattttcttgcaacctctaattgccgagcttaatgaattatggaatgtagggtcggttaCTTATaatattgcaagtaaaactaattttacattgcatgcggCCTTATTATGGACCATCAGTGATttttcagcatactcaatgttgtcgggatggagcacgactggtaaattagcatgcccacattgcatgacagagtccgaTGCATTTTCATTGCCTTACAGTGgaaaggtatcttggtttgataattatCGTAAATTTCTACCACTGAATCACCCTTTTaggcaaaataaaaaaaaattctaaagaatgttgtagtcagaaaacctcccctagcagtccatgcttcaggtgaataaatcattgaacaaatagatagttatggattcctcccagtatctcagcctaattctgatgagataaataagtatcttgtgaggatgtgcaagtgtggttggaagaaaagaagcatattctgggagttgccttattggaagtatctactcattcgacacaatatagatatgatgcatgttgagaaaaaattctttgataatatcttcaacactgtgatgaatgtacctggaagaactaaggacactgtaaaatcacgtgaagaattaaaagaactagtcaacagaccagagttgcatcagaatgaaacaaccaataagtttccaaaagcttgttatacattggacaaagatggtaaacaagctttatgtagttggttaaaagaaatcaaatttctagATGGATATGCTTCAAATATGGCTTGATGCgttgacatgaacaaattaaagatgtttagaatgaagagtcatgactgtcatgtgttcatgcaaagacttattccaatagcttttcatgatttactttccaataatgtttggcaagcactcacagagttgagtctttttttcagagatttgacagcgaggtgtattatgacgattgatatgattcagctagagactgtcattcctctcatactttgtaagttggagcgcatatttccaccaagtttttttgattcaatggaacatctaccggtacatttaccatatgaggcaccaatagctggtcctgtgcagtacagatggatgtacccatttgaaaggtttttgagaaaattaaaaaacaatgttcgtaataaagcaagagttgaatggtcaatatgtaatgcttatctggtggagaaacatcttctttctgctcttattattttgctgataatgttaaaACTAGACACCGCAAATGTCCTAAAAATTTcgatgatactcagaatatagatccatcgatgctttctattttcaaattttctggtaaaccaatgggtgcatctgtttctagatggtaaactcaacaagaataccatgttgcaagaacatacatactcttaaactgtgatgaggccaaaccctacataaagtaagttaacttctctaatcaagctTTTATTCCGTTGTACTTAAttgcttgatatcctaattttcttataattaccttctttcaaagcttgtatgagcaacaattacatcttcaaaatccatcaatgactgcaagtgaggttgctgaaaagttagagaccgaatttgcattatagtttcaaatatatgtgagttagagaaattttcataattctttattaaaataagttcggtcctaatttttcttattactattttgataggtgaaagaccgaaaaatatctaatgtacaagatgatagaatattgaatcttgcatctgGACCCCTACGTCAAATAATGGTTtattctggttactatgttaatggtctcaaattccatgCGAGACAACGATTCGCAgagattaacttttaattctGGTGTCTGCGTTAAAGGATCTATCAACACCAATaatactgagtttgattactatggtagacttgaggaaattatagaggttgagtatcctacattaccgataaaaaggtgtgtcttgttcaaatgttcatggtatgatccaaccccaagaacaggtaccagaatacatccaaattataatttagtagaggttaatgcaaacagaaggtttaataagtttgaacctttcactTTTGTAATACAAGCGGGTCAGGTTGTTTATTTTGAATAtcctacaaagagaagaagagctagtgaatggttgtctgtttgtcgattgaagtctcgttctaccatagaaatgtcgaacactattactgctcaaaaccatgatgcatttcagaatgacgaagtagagagacattcggttgattcacaactccaatcTATATCAGAATTACTTGTAAATGGTAATGCCACtgacgaggagatagatgatggagagaattCCAGTAGTGAGGATtttgttgaactaacagagtctagcgacgacgacttacaaactgttaatgttgagtagaaatgcttccagagtctaacattgattaaattttaacattattatttatctagtaagttatgctttaatcatgttttgttgcttatttatcatgttattaaagacttattatgatgtgctgtaatatgtttttgtagatataaggtatcatggcagatcttccagcaccactccgtggatccaccgtccttagggttgttggagagtcgtaagtattttttttattattagtaattcaagttctttatttataacatatatcttatgtcttaatattgcttatatgtaggtttactcccggtggccatcgagtatccacatatatcacacggaaatttaaggaaagagtctgcatatctgggactacatggagacatgtagatgctgcaactaaggatttctattatcaagaatttgtggtaagtaaattgaatatgtacattatatttatcctttaatatactaaaattttatttttaaattgcagaaaaaatatacatgagaggaggggcacgaggtagaatttgcaaaaacttggaatatttattgtgccaagttgtacaaagacctattatactatgtgagaaaggatgacacacggcctgcttatgtatccgacgagatttggagtgcatggacgaccacttggtctgcagaaagaTGGCAGACAAAGACTCTAAAAGCTCGAGCAAATAGGAATACAGAATCAGGTGGCCCGAGTACCAGATCTGCTCGGCATACATCAGTATCTCGATCCATTATTGAGCACGCTATGGATctggtgattttaatttaaagttatataaattaaatttttatttattaatgaacttgtataattttagccaaacttatttgtgcatgcaggaacgttctttagaaagacaacccacttgcttggagatctttctcaagactcaccagagaaaggatgacacatatgttgatgatcgatcaaagaacattggggtttgaattattaacttgcaatttatatttaatctttaataatgattaattagctttaataattgtgtataagatataaattgtatattttttctacacaggaggaaatgacaagcagggttgctcaggcatctcagccaccagtaaatggaggggagtcacaggatctatccacccaggaaataaatgaaatttattatgatgttgtgggtgaaaggacaaagaactcctccctctacggccttggctcccaggcaaaggtggtatttgatcgcttgaggactcctaggggtcgtgcgagttcctcttcttcttcttcttctgaggtggagtcattaagaaaagaaaactaagacttgaagactcagatgactaccatggatcagaggtgggagaagaagtgggTTGCACAGGAACAGGCATTGGCCAAGATGCAAGCAATCATTGCACGATGTGACCCATCACAACAGCCCCAGTCAGAGGAGTCCCGAGACCCATCAGACCCAGACCccgctgatgattagattttttttgaggtatgtttaactataactttattttttaagaattttttagaaattcattaagtcaaatatatttattctattgggatattattagatgcttatcttaaagtgttttacatttttcaggagttcatgctcatacattcaccatcaccactattattggttatccaaaatataatccaggtatttttttacaagtaaaattagttatatataacaatgtttgagttatattacattTGCATCGATTTATTATAATCATAATCTAttatatttgacttttacaggattatattcggatatatgtataggtgatgtatcatggtatttattttggatattttgtatttgtcgtGCACTTAT is drawn from Zingiber officinale cultivar Zhangliang chromosome 1B, Zo_v1.1, whole genome shotgun sequence and contains these coding sequences:
- the LOC121977365 gene encoding transcription factor CPC-like, which encodes MEKRNLRESRTSDDDFQEVSSMEWEFIDMSEQEKDLVHRMYRLVGDRWSLIAARIPGRTPEAIERFWKMAYDPCFAERRLKRRTRMSSDHGNGDARQTDAPPETNVQLPLNNIK